Proteins co-encoded in one Acanthopagrus latus isolate v.2019 chromosome 10, fAcaLat1.1, whole genome shotgun sequence genomic window:
- the LOC119027472 gene encoding fibrinogen alpha chain gives MEHEVERKLRKVCDTAKTYEDVAEKSMKAMTHIYNYNRRIIVNSYTSELKFVEQAERLARNLTSLQKRSFRLSRELDELRHNAQKQLEDLYRTEVDVDMTLRACSGSCRSALPFSIDHQSHEALQTDMGQMDKTLTQRMKAGTPPQDIPHIKLQPVDSDLAPSSEYKTIPTVRRELLTQFEDIGQNEVVLEELLAEAADAEALDPLELE, from the exons ATGGAGCACGAGGTGGAAAGAAAGCTGAGGAAGGTGTGTGACACAGCAAAGACTTACGAAGACGTGGCTGAGAAGTCCATGAAGGCGATGACGCACATCTACAACTACAACCGACGAATCATAGTCAACAGCTACA CTTCAGAGCTGAAGTTCGTGGAACAAGCGGAAAGATTGGCCAGGAATCTCACATCACTACAGAAACGGTCATTCAGGCTGTCGCGGGAACTCGATGAGCTGCGCCACAACGCCCAGAAACAATTGGAGGACTTATATCGAACTGAG GTGGACGTTGACATGACGCTGCGAGCCTGCTCCGGGTCCTGCCGGTCGGCGTTACCGTTCAGCATTGATCATCAGAGTCATGAAGCGCTCCAGACTGACATGGGCCAGATGGACAAGACTCTCACCCAGAGAATGAAGGCAGGAACACCTCCTCAAGACATCCCACATATCAAGCTGCAGCCTGTAGACTCAGACCTGGCACCATCCTCCGAGTATAAAACCATCCCGACGGTCCGGAGAGAACTATTGACCCAGTTTGAGGACATTGGGCAGAACGAGGTGgttctggaggagctgctggcggAGGCTGCAGATGCGGAGGCTCTTGATCCTCTGGAGCTGGAGTGA
- the si:dkeyp-75b4.10 gene encoding ladderlectin: MKWLSVSLALCSLLALIRAGPLHPNSTSPVHDIPRQSGRCAYIVHNLPAHVPIGMFVPQCDANGNFLPQQCSGSTGYCWCVNVLTGDKIPGTETPPGAIPVNCDMEYHCPYDWSHFGKRCYYFVDSPKTWVEAESYCLFEGANLASIHSEEECHFIQSLTKAHSYDFPLTWLGGHNAVHSCFWMWNDGTKFDFDNWHKKMDMDDEMEKTDCCLKINYGYNLKWHHGSCNETLPFVCSKMTHY; the protein is encoded by the exons atgaaGTGGCTCAGTGTGTCTCTGGCACTGTGCTCCCTCCTGGCCCTGATCCGAGCCGGCCCGCTCCACCCCAACTCCACCTCCCCCGTCCACGACATCCCCAGACAATCGGGCCGCTGCGCGTACATTGTGCACAATTTACCTGCCCACGTACCCATCGGTATGTTCGTCCCGCAGTGTGACGCCAACGGGAACTTCCTCCCGCAGCAGTGCTCGGGGTCGACCGGATACTGCTGGTGTGTCAACGTCCTCACCGGAGATAAGATACCGGGCACCGAGACTCCGCCAGGGGCCATACCTGTGAACTGTG ACATGGAATACCACTGCCCCTACGACTGGTCCCACTTTGGCAAACGCTGTTACTACTTCGTCGACAGCCCGAAGACATGGGTTGAAGCTGAG AGTTACTGTCTGTTCGAAGGAGCAAACCTGGCATCGATCCACAGCGAAGAGGAGTGTCACTTCATCCAGTCTTTGACCAAAGCACACAGCTACGACTTTCCCCTAACCTGGCTCGGTGGCCACAACGCCGTACAC tCTTGTTTTTGGATGTGGAATGATGGCACCAAGTTTGACTTCGACAACTGGCACAAGAAAATGGACATGGACGACGAAATGGAGAAAACTGACTGCTGCCTGAAGATTAACTATGGAt ATAACCTGAAGTGGCACCACGGTTCTTGCAATGAGACGCTCCCATTTGTTTGTTCCAAGATGACCCATTACTAG
- the LOC119027470 gene encoding zinc finger protein OZF-like, giving the protein MASPSSQSLLGFRRLSVYLVDCLKTPADLRPQNSPSDFVVTSEQHDAADEEEAESAGGDENKTEKNQQEGETKTRNHHCEQCGKSFVRRSNVIRHQRHHCSRSQQESGSEPTEPKTRSCNKCSRTFRTKHRLRLHVCIHMENRENQEGTEKSEEAPRERSHACEHCDKKFYLLHTLRQHLLTHTGERAYSCEVCGRQFGRPGSLKEHQLIHTGEKPYKCDHCGKTCARRGDLKTHMLSHSKERPHSCSHCEKSFKHQAKLKQHERVHTGEKPYQCKFCPKTFRVQMSLVTHQYTHSGEKPFKCSQCPKAFSMRTNLKKHQMIHTGEKPYSCSHCGKSFRLVQHRAIHESIHTGEKPYKCNKCEKGYSHPSGLKAHQSAHEEKPPHCSLCGQKFDELAKLTDHECRETAEKPHRCSQCGKCFTQIATLKRHQLIHTGEKPYVCKECGKQFNDMSNLTKHLRIHTGEKPFECELCKRGFRLLQHLTYHRLTHNKKD; this is encoded by the exons ATGGCGTCCCCAAGCAGTCAGTCTCTGCTGGGCTTCAGGCGGCTTTCCGTCTACCTGGTGGACTGTCTGAAGACTCCGGCAGACCTGAGACCTCAAAACAGCCCTTCAGACTTTGTGGTGACATCAGAGCAACATGATGCTGCGGATGAGGAGGAAGCGGAGTCCGCAGGTGGAG atgaaaacaagacagagaagaaCCAGCAGGAAGGTGAAACCAAAACCCGGAATCACCACTGTGAGCAATGTGGGAAATCCTTCGTGAGGAGGAGCAACGTCATCAGACACCAGCGGCATCACTGCAGCCGGAGCCAACAGGAGTCTGGATCAGAACCGACAGAGCCGAAGACTCGTTCATGCAACAAGTGTAGCCGGACGTTCCGGACGAAACACCGCTTAAGACTGCATGTCTGCATCCATATGGAGAACAGGGAGAATCAGGAGGGAACCGAAAAATCAGAAGAGGCTCCACGAGAGAGAAGTCATGCCTGCGAGCACTGCGATAAAAAATTCTACTTGTTGCACACCCTCCGACAGCACCTCCTCACCCATACGGGGGAGAGAGCGTACAGCTGCGAGGTGTGTGGGAGGCAGTTTGGGAGACCTGGCAGTCTGAAGGAGCACCAGCTGATCCACACTGGGGAGAAACCATATAAATGTGACCACTGTGGCAAAACCTGTGCTAGGAGGGGAGACCTGAAGACACACATGCTGAGTCACTCTAAAGAGAgaccacacagctgcagccactGTGAGAAAAGCTTCAAGCACCAAGCCAAACTCAAGCAGCACGAGCGTGTCCACACGGGGGAGAAACCGTATCAGTGCAAGTTCTGTCCGAAGACGTTTAGAGTCCAGATGTCTCTGGTGACACACCAGTACACCCACTCAGGAGAGAAACCCTTCAAATGCTCCCAGTGCCCCAAGGCCTTCAGCATGAGGACCAACTTAAAGAAGCACCAGATGATACACACCGGAGAGAAACCATACAGCTGCTCACACTGCGGCAAGAGCTTCCGACTCGTGCAGCACCGTGCCATCCACGAGAGCATCCACACGGGGGAGAAACCATACAAGTGCAACAAGTGTGAGAAAGGCTACTCGCATCCATCGGGGCTGAAGGCGCACCAGTCTGCTCATGAGGAGAAACCGCCGCACTGCTCCCTGTGTGGGCAGAAGTTTGATGAGCTCGCCAAGCTGACCGATCATGAGTGCCGAGAGACGGCGGAGAAACCGCATCGCTGCTCCCAGTGCGGCAAGTGCTTTACCCAGATTGCAACTTTGAAGAGGCACCAGCTGAtccacactggagagaaacccTACGTCTGTAAGGAGTGCGGGAAGCAGTTCAACGACATGAGTAACCTCACAAAGCACCTGCGCATCCACACCGGAGAGAAGCCGTTTGAGTGTGAACTCTGTAAGAGAGGcttcaggctgctgcagcacctcacGTACCACCGGCTCACACACAACAAGAAGGATTAG
- the fgb gene encoding fibrinogen beta chain: MRTLLLLYLCAYAARAQDDLEYDDYDDTNSPSTGNGTAVNARGHRPTTRGRDVYTNNRYSPPPIGGRGRYRGRPTPAPVGQPQVQEKQEQPESGGCTHASEEMGVLCPNGCELKTALLKQERNVKTSINDLKPKVDELSRSTNHVFNYVNSISNSLRERQRLIDDNSRAVSQYTDRVEEQHVYIKETVDTVFPSNIRVLQGVLDKIRQKIQRLEKAIQAQREECKEPCKTKCPIPVVSGKECEEIYRRGGRDSQMYIVQPDAFYPPYKVFCDQTSQNGGWLLIQSRLDGSVDFGRRWDEYRRGFGNIAFDAGKGHCESPGEYWLGNDRISQLTKMGPTEVLIEMEDWTGAKVHAQYNQFTIQSETSNYVLAVDGYSGTAGNSFLDGSLELYGENRTMTIHNGMMFSTYDRDNDNWIPGDPSKQCSKEDGGGWWYNRCHSANPNGRYYMGGAYTRQMAKHGTDDGVVWMNWKGSWYSLKAISMKIRPYFPPSK; the protein is encoded by the exons ATGAGGACGCTGCTGTTGCTGTATCTGTGTGCGTACGCAGCTCGGGCCCAAGATGATCTGGAATATGACGACTACGAC GACACCAACAGTCCGTCTACAGGTAACGGCACG GCCGTAAATGCACGAGGTCATCGTCCAACGACGAGGGGCCGAGACGTCTACACAAACAACCGCTATTCCCCACCTCCTATCGGTGGCCGCGGCAG GTATCGCGGCCGCCCCACCCCCGCTCCAGTCGGACAACCACAGGTGCAGGAGAAGCAGGAGCAGCCGGAGTCCGGAGGATGCACCCACGCCTCGGAGGAGATG GGTGTTTTGTGTCCTAACGGCTGCGAACTGAAGACCGCCCTGCTGAAGCAGGAGAGGAACGTCAAGACG AGCATCAATGATCTGAAGCCGAAAGTGGATGAACTGTCCAGATCCACAAACCACGTCTTCAACTACGTCAACAGCATCTCCAACTCTCTGCGGGAGAGGCAGAGGCTCATCGACG acaacAGCAGGGCGGTCAGTCAGTACACCGATcgggtggaggagcagcacgTCTACATCAAGGAGACAGTCGACACCGTCTTCCCCTCCAACATCAGAGTGCTGCAG GGCGTCCTGGACAAGATCAGGCAGAAGATCCAGAGGCTGGAGAAGGCCATCCAGGCCCAGAGGGAGGAGTGCAAGGAACCCTGCAAGACCAAATGTCCCATACCAGTCGTGTCTG GTAAGGAGTGTGAGGAGATCTACCGTCGTGGAGGAAGAGACTCCCAGATGTACATAGTCCAGCCCGACGCCTTCTACCCTCCATACAAGGTCTTCTGTGATCAGACCAGCCAGAACGGAG GATGGCTTCTCATCCAGAGCAGGCTTGATGGCAGTGTCGACTTCGGCCGACGCTGGGACGAATACCGACGTGGTTTTGGCAACATCGCCTTCGATGCCGGCAAGGGTCACTGCGAGTCTCCAG GTGAATACTGGCTGGGTAATGACCGCATTAGTCAGCTGACCAAGATGGGCCCCACTGAGGTTCTGATTGAGATGGAGGACTGGACCGGAGCCAAG GTCCATGCCCAGTACAACCAGTTCACCATCCAATCGGAGACATCCAACTATGTGCTAGCAGTGGACGGCTACTCCGGTACTGCTGGTAACAGCTTCCTGGATGGATCTCTGGAGCTCTACGGTGAAAACCGCACCATGACAATTCACAACGGCATGATGTTCAGCACCTACGACAGAGACAACGACAACTG GATCCCTGGCGATCCATCCAAACAGTGCTCCAAGGAGGACGGAGGTGGCTGGTGGTACAACCGCTGCCACTCGGCCAATCCCAATGGTCGATACTACATGGGCGGAGCCTACACCAGACAGATGGCCAAGCACGGCACAGACGACGGCGTGGTGTGGATGAACTGGAAGGGCAGCTGGTATTCCCTCAAGGCCATCAGCATGAAGATCAGGCCTTACTTCCCCCCCAGTAAATAA
- the fga gene encoding fibrinogen alpha chain isoform X2, which translates to MQRLGLLFCFIIGVASQSVDPRGARPVEHGTRSEKCASEKEWPFCTTDEWGPKCPSGCRIEGLMNKYDHGLLKRIEKIRSLLDENTVKQRSTDSATKQTYDYLKDKLTTDAGHDTNYYDLAQSLRQRITDMKIKIDRQLRILATLKDRVKDQVVEMQRLEVDIDIKLRSCKGSCRSYTEFQVDREDYVVLDKQIKQLDSQSAQSIDSVKTLYVMKSRPLQDQLVDSIYKSKDTTGAVAAQRREDVFTDVPMVQLLLGEEGSSSSPATISKDQGTSHSSPTFSSSSSFSSSSTSSSSSSTPSKSITELGGSSHLFGTDGGVQGLGGSATTHMSTQTISCTKSTRRTVVHTKDGPVEKVEEVYEGGPGCQALGDSSKGGMGAFFPTLTHTGGAKGSILGNTKTGFGDPFAAEGLDLGGFLTDNGEDDVPDFHARSVKSGRVERQADYIGKDCVEAYQNHLKGETNGLFNIRPGGTDSTEVVEVYCQQEGLMGGWLLVQQRESGALSFNRTWAEYRAGFGSVDAKGKGELWLGNQNLHLLTNQGETMLKVELEDWEGGVASADYIIRVGSEEEGYPLHVSGYTGDAGDALVMPNSDMASYLSHNGMKFSTFDKDNDKWEENCAEMYGGGWWYNNCQSANLNGMYYKGTYDPEKNKPYEIENGVVWVTYKTANYSLKTVRMFIRSSSF; encoded by the exons ATGCAGCGACTCGGTTTACTCTTCTGTTTTATTATCGGTGTTGCTTCACAATCG GTCGACCCGAGAGGAGCTCGTCCGGTGGAGCACGGCACCAGAAGTGAGAAATGTGCCAGTGAGAAGGAGTGGCCTTTCTGCACAACTGACGAATGG GGCCCTAAATGTCCGTCGGGCTGCAGGATCGAGGGTCTGATGAACAAATACGACCACGGCCTGCTGAAGAGGATCGAGAAGATCCGAAGCCTCCTGGATGAGAACACGGTCAAGCAACGCTCCACCGACTCGGCTACCAAACAGACCTACGACTACCTGAAGGATAAACTCACCACCGATGCTG GTCACGACACCAACTACTACGACTTGGCCCAGAGTCTGCGACAGAGGATCACAGACATGAAGATCAAGATCGACCGCCAGCTGAGGATCCTGGCCACCCTGAAGGATCGAGTCAAAGACCAGGTGGTGGAGATGCAGAGGCTGGAG GTTGATATTGATATTAAGCTCCGTTCCTGCAAAGGATCCTGCCGAAGCTACACCGAGTTCCAGGTGGACCGCGAGGACTACGTGGTGCTGGACAAACAG ATTAAGCAGCTGGACTCCCAGTCGGCTCAGAGCATCGATTCTGTGAAGACGCTGTACGTGATGAAGAGCCGGCCGCTGCAGGACCAGCTCGTGGACAGCATCTACAAGTCTAAGGACACAACCGGGGCCGTGGCAGCACAGCGGAGAGAAGATGTGTTCACTGAC GTGCCTATGGTTCAGTTGCTCCTTGGGGAGGAAGGCTCCAGTTCATCCCCTGCAACCATCTCCAAGGACCAAGGTACTTCCCACTCTTCACCTACATtctcatcatcgtcatcattcTCCTCATCCTCGACCTCATCTTCGTCCTCCTCCACGCCATCTAAATCCATCACTGAGCTCGGAGGCAGCAGCCATTTGTTCGGTACAGACGGTGGGGTTCAAGGCCTCGGCGGCTCCGCTACTACCCACATGTCCACACAAACCATCAGCTGCACCAAGAGCACCAGGAGGACCGTCGTCCACACCAAGGATGGGCCGGTGGAGAAAGTGGAGGAGGTGTATGAGGGAGGCCCTGGGTGCCAGGCCCTGGGAGACAGCTCAAAGGGAGGGATGGGCGCCTTCTTTCCCACCCTAACCCACACTGGTGGCGCCAAGGGAAGCATCTTAGGAAACACCAAAACTGGGTTTGGGGACCCTTTTGCCGCTGAAGGGCTTGACCTCGGCGGGTTTTTGACGGACAATGGAGAAGATGACGTTCCAGATTTCCACGCCCGCAGTGTGAAGAGCGGTCGTGTTGAGCGGCAGGCCGATTATATAGGAAAAG ATTGTGTCGAAGCCTACCAGAACCACCTGAAAGGGGAAACAAACGGCCTGTTTAACATCAGACCCGGTGGCACCGACTCCACAGAGGTAGTGGAGGTTTACTGCCAGCAGGAGGGGCTTATGGGTGGGTGGTTGTTAGTCCAGCAAAGAGAGAGCGGCGCACTTAGCTTTAACCGCACCTGGGCTGAATACCGCGCTGGGTTTGGCTCAGTTGACGCGAAGGGTAAGGGGGAGCTCTGGCTAGGCAACCAGAATCTCCACCTGTTGACAAATCAGGGTGAGACCATGCTaaaggtggagctggaggattGGGAAGGGGGTGTAGCTAGTGCGGACTACATAATCAGGGTtggctcagaggaggaggggtacCCACTGCATGTGTCGGGGTACACTGGGGATGCTGGTGATGCTCTGGTGATGCCCAACTCTGATATGGCATCTTACCTGTCACACAATGGGATGAAATTCAGCACTTTTGACAAAGACAATGACAAGTGGGAGGAGAATTGCGCAGAGATGTACGGGGGTGGGTGGTGGTATAACAACTGCCAGTCCGCTAACTTGAATGGGATGTATTATAAAGGCACGTACGACCcggagaaaaacaaaccatatGAGATTGAAAACGGAGTTGTTTGGGTGACATATAAAACGGCTAATTACAGCCTGAAAACTGTCAGGATGTTTATCCGTTCATCTTCTTTTTAA
- the LOC119027456 gene encoding toll-like receptor 2 type-2 — MGQPTNLYSDFQIIILLALCWGQRSNPDDERPSCGRCDLRLTCNCSYDGFTRVPMVTDHALSLDLSYNNITVVTDDDLTGHRQLRALSLHGNKIAEIHPSAFDPLWSLEELDLSDNQLTALNQKWFNKLEALQQLNLLNNPYSCLGSPPVFQGLIRLRRLWFGGPALEELKRGDLSGVTELEELTVHANNLMRYESGTLASIWPLGHVTLSLHSPFLTNEALASAVLGDVSYPETPIIIEDLHVIGNDTVQPFRAAAKKRIRYLTLRNISVSDEALVHFLEEFSGVPLTFFMCDGVTLTGEGRWERASWTDQKSIDEFYIRDAVVLDVFKFVSFLELGFLLQYPRKVSVVNCKVFVMPCQTSALLKNLQYLDLSDNLLSDMTLKETLCDGDGTMKDLRVLNISGNALQSLSLLTHLVLKLSKLTHLDVSRNGYNSMPQSCSWPSTLQYLNLSQTSLTTITPCLPKTLKVLDLSNNDLKNFSQALPALRELHLTGNKFLRLPSGSLFPNLQTLTIQSNTLNMFSHSDLQSYQRLQSLQAGQNKFVCSCDFVDFFQSVMKGSGDVHLTDREEMYICDSPLYLQGGEVGQVHRSIVECHQVLFVSVSCGVVLLVLILLSVLLWRLHAIWYLKMTWAWLKAKRKSRQRRCKDRDAEALLSFDAFVSYSERDASWVENFLVPELEEPRETDEGTMNPRHPRPLTLCLHKRDFLPGNWIVDNIISAMERSRRTIFVLSENFVQSDWCRYELDFSHFWLFDGDSGRDAAILILLEPLSKDDIPKRFCKLHKLMSSTTYLEWPQEEEKVEGFWRSLRNALRGEEEEGD, encoded by the exons ATGGGACAGCCAACCAACCTTTACTCCGACTTCCAGATCATcatcctcctcgctctctgttggggtcagaggtcaaacccAGATGACGAGAGGCCATCCTGCGGTCGCTGTGACCTTCGGCTCACCTGTAACTGCTCCTATGACGGCTTCACGCGGGTTCCCATGGTAACAGACCACGCCCTGAGTCTTGACCTCTCTTACAACAACATCACCGTGGTGACCGATGATGATCTGACAGgccacagacagctgagggCTCTGAGTCTTCACG GTAACAAGATAGCTGAGATCCACCCGTCAGCGTTCGACCCTCTGTGgagcctggaggagctggatCTGTCTGACAATCAGCTGACTGCTCTCAACCAAAAATGGTTCAACAAGCTAGAAGCTCTACAGCAACTCAACCTGCTCAACAACCCATACAG CTGCCTGGGTTCTCCTCCAGTGTTTCAGGGGCTGATCAGGTTGAGGAGACTTTGGTTTGGAGGTCCTGCTCTGGAGGAGCTAAAGAGAGGAGATCTGTCTGGAGTCACTGAACTGGAGGAGCTCACTGTGCATGCCAACAACCTGATGAG GTATGAGTCCGGTACTCTGGCATCCATTTGGCCATTGGGTCATGTCACTTTGAGCCTCCACAGTCCATTTTTAACAAATGAGGCCTTAGCCTCAGCTGTGCTTGGTGATGTTTCATACCCGGAGACGCCCATCATTATAGAAGACCTCCATGTCATTGGGAATGATACTGTTCAGCCTTTCAGAGCGGCAGCCAAGAAGAGAATCAG GTACCTAACTTTACgcaacatttctgtgtctgaTGAGGCCTTGGTTCACTTCCTGGAGGAATTCAGTGGAGTACCGCTCACTTTCTTCATGTGTGATGGCGTCACGTTAACAGGCGAGGGCAG GTGGGAGAGAGCCAGCTGGACTGATCAAAAAAGCATTGACGAGTTCTACATACGAGACGCCGTGGTGCTGGATGTCTTTAAGTTTGTCTCATTTCTAGAGCTGGGATTTCTGCTGCAGTATCCCAGGAAGGTGTCTGTCGTGAACTGTAAG GTGTTCGTGATGCCCTGTCAGACGTCCGCCCTGCTGAAGAACCTGCAGTACCTTGATCTTTCAGACAACCTGCTGAGTGACATGACTCTTAAGGAGACGCTGTGCGATGGTGACGGCACAATGAAGGACCTACGAGTTTTGAACATCAGTGGAAACGCTCTGCAG TCTTTGTCCTTGCTGACCCACCTGGTGCTGAAGCTCTCTAAGCTGACCCACCTGGACGTCAGCAGGAACGGATACAACTCCATGCCACAAAGCTGCTCCTGGCCCTCCACCCTGCAATACCTTAACCTCTCCCAGACCTCACTCACAACCATCACTCCCTGTCTACCCAAAACTCTGAAG GTGTTGGATCTGAGCAACAATGATCTCAAAAACTTCTCCCAGGCCCTGCCTGCCTTGAGAGAACTCCACCTCACTGGGAACAAGTTCCTGAGGCTGCCCTCTGGATCGCTGTTCCCCAATCTGCAAACACTTACAATACAG tCGAACACCTTGAACATGTTCAGCCATTCAGACCTCCAGTCATACCAACGACTCCAGAGCCTCCAGGCCGGTCAGAACAAGTTTGTCTGCTCCTGTGACTTTGTTGACTTCTTCCAGTCAGTCATGAAAGGAAGTGGAGACGTGCatttgacagacagagaggagatgtaCATCTGCGACTCTCCTCTCTACCTGCAGGGGGGAGAAGTGGGTCAAGTCCACCGCTCCATTGTTGAATGCCAccaggttttgtttgtgtctgtgagctgTGGAGTGGTGCTGTTAGTCCTCATCCTGCTGAGTGTCCTGTTGTGGCGCCTCCATGCCATTTGGTACCTGAAGATGACATGGGCTTGGCTGAAGGCCAAGCGTAAATCCCGGCAACGACGGTGCAAAGATAGGGATGCAGAAGCGTTGCTGTCCTTTGATGCCTTTGTGTCCTACAGTGAGAGAGACGCCAGCTGGGTGGAAAACTTCTTGGTGCCTGAGCTGGAGGAGCCAAG GGAGACTGATGAAGGCACGATGAATCCCAGACATCCTCGGCCTCTGACCCTGTGCCTCCACAAGCGGGACTTCCTTCCCGGAAACTGGATAGTGGATAATATCATCAGTGCCATGGAGCGCAGCCGCCGAACCATCTTTGTCCTCTCAGAGAACTTTGTCCAATCTGACTGGTGTCGCTACGAGCTGGACTTCTCCCACTTCTGGCTTTTCGATGGGGATTCTGGCCGAGACGCGGCCATCTTGATCCTGCTGGAACCGCTGTCCAAGGACGACATCCCCAAACGCTTCTGCAAACTGCACAAACTCATGAGCTCCACCACCTACCTGGAGTggcctcaggaggaggagaaggtcgAGGGGTTCTGGAGGAGTCTCCGCAACGCtttgagaggagaagaagaggagggtgactga
- the fga gene encoding fibrinogen alpha chain isoform X1: protein MQRLGLLFCFIIGVASQSGTSQVDPRGARPVEHGTRSEKCASEKEWPFCTTDEWGPKCPSGCRIEGLMNKYDHGLLKRIEKIRSLLDENTVKQRSTDSATKQTYDYLKDKLTTDAGHDTNYYDLAQSLRQRITDMKIKIDRQLRILATLKDRVKDQVVEMQRLEVDIDIKLRSCKGSCRSYTEFQVDREDYVVLDKQIKQLDSQSAQSIDSVKTLYVMKSRPLQDQLVDSIYKSKDTTGAVAAQRREDVFTDVPMVQLLLGEEGSSSSPATISKDQGTSHSSPTFSSSSSFSSSSTSSSSSSTPSKSITELGGSSHLFGTDGGVQGLGGSATTHMSTQTISCTKSTRRTVVHTKDGPVEKVEEVYEGGPGCQALGDSSKGGMGAFFPTLTHTGGAKGSILGNTKTGFGDPFAAEGLDLGGFLTDNGEDDVPDFHARSVKSGRVERQADYIGKDCVEAYQNHLKGETNGLFNIRPGGTDSTEVVEVYCQQEGLMGGWLLVQQRESGALSFNRTWAEYRAGFGSVDAKGKGELWLGNQNLHLLTNQGETMLKVELEDWEGGVASADYIIRVGSEEEGYPLHVSGYTGDAGDALVMPNSDMASYLSHNGMKFSTFDKDNDKWEENCAEMYGGGWWYNNCQSANLNGMYYKGTYDPEKNKPYEIENGVVWVTYKTANYSLKTVRMFIRSSSF from the exons ATGCAGCGACTCGGTTTACTCTTCTGTTTTATTATCGGTGTTGCTTCACAATCG GGCACCTCACAGGTCGACCCGAGAGGAGCTCGTCCGGTGGAGCACGGCACCAGAAGTGAGAAATGTGCCAGTGAGAAGGAGTGGCCTTTCTGCACAACTGACGAATGG GGCCCTAAATGTCCGTCGGGCTGCAGGATCGAGGGTCTGATGAACAAATACGACCACGGCCTGCTGAAGAGGATCGAGAAGATCCGAAGCCTCCTGGATGAGAACACGGTCAAGCAACGCTCCACCGACTCGGCTACCAAACAGACCTACGACTACCTGAAGGATAAACTCACCACCGATGCTG GTCACGACACCAACTACTACGACTTGGCCCAGAGTCTGCGACAGAGGATCACAGACATGAAGATCAAGATCGACCGCCAGCTGAGGATCCTGGCCACCCTGAAGGATCGAGTCAAAGACCAGGTGGTGGAGATGCAGAGGCTGGAG GTTGATATTGATATTAAGCTCCGTTCCTGCAAAGGATCCTGCCGAAGCTACACCGAGTTCCAGGTGGACCGCGAGGACTACGTGGTGCTGGACAAACAG ATTAAGCAGCTGGACTCCCAGTCGGCTCAGAGCATCGATTCTGTGAAGACGCTGTACGTGATGAAGAGCCGGCCGCTGCAGGACCAGCTCGTGGACAGCATCTACAAGTCTAAGGACACAACCGGGGCCGTGGCAGCACAGCGGAGAGAAGATGTGTTCACTGAC GTGCCTATGGTTCAGTTGCTCCTTGGGGAGGAAGGCTCCAGTTCATCCCCTGCAACCATCTCCAAGGACCAAGGTACTTCCCACTCTTCACCTACATtctcatcatcgtcatcattcTCCTCATCCTCGACCTCATCTTCGTCCTCCTCCACGCCATCTAAATCCATCACTGAGCTCGGAGGCAGCAGCCATTTGTTCGGTACAGACGGTGGGGTTCAAGGCCTCGGCGGCTCCGCTACTACCCACATGTCCACACAAACCATCAGCTGCACCAAGAGCACCAGGAGGACCGTCGTCCACACCAAGGATGGGCCGGTGGAGAAAGTGGAGGAGGTGTATGAGGGAGGCCCTGGGTGCCAGGCCCTGGGAGACAGCTCAAAGGGAGGGATGGGCGCCTTCTTTCCCACCCTAACCCACACTGGTGGCGCCAAGGGAAGCATCTTAGGAAACACCAAAACTGGGTTTGGGGACCCTTTTGCCGCTGAAGGGCTTGACCTCGGCGGGTTTTTGACGGACAATGGAGAAGATGACGTTCCAGATTTCCACGCCCGCAGTGTGAAGAGCGGTCGTGTTGAGCGGCAGGCCGATTATATAGGAAAAG ATTGTGTCGAAGCCTACCAGAACCACCTGAAAGGGGAAACAAACGGCCTGTTTAACATCAGACCCGGTGGCACCGACTCCACAGAGGTAGTGGAGGTTTACTGCCAGCAGGAGGGGCTTATGGGTGGGTGGTTGTTAGTCCAGCAAAGAGAGAGCGGCGCACTTAGCTTTAACCGCACCTGGGCTGAATACCGCGCTGGGTTTGGCTCAGTTGACGCGAAGGGTAAGGGGGAGCTCTGGCTAGGCAACCAGAATCTCCACCTGTTGACAAATCAGGGTGAGACCATGCTaaaggtggagctggaggattGGGAAGGGGGTGTAGCTAGTGCGGACTACATAATCAGGGTtggctcagaggaggaggggtacCCACTGCATGTGTCGGGGTACACTGGGGATGCTGGTGATGCTCTGGTGATGCCCAACTCTGATATGGCATCTTACCTGTCACACAATGGGATGAAATTCAGCACTTTTGACAAAGACAATGACAAGTGGGAGGAGAATTGCGCAGAGATGTACGGGGGTGGGTGGTGGTATAACAACTGCCAGTCCGCTAACTTGAATGGGATGTATTATAAAGGCACGTACGACCcggagaaaaacaaaccatatGAGATTGAAAACGGAGTTGTTTGGGTGACATATAAAACGGCTAATTACAGCCTGAAAACTGTCAGGATGTTTATCCGTTCATCTTCTTTTTAA